A genomic stretch from Blastocatellia bacterium includes:
- a CDS encoding O-acetyl-ADP-ribose deacetylase: protein MNSSENMKAFLRGRVTLFVGNITEQQVDVIVNAANSTLFGGGGVDGAIHHAGGPRILEECKDIRRTRFPQGLPTGEAVITTGGHLKARHVIHTVGPIMGKHGGKEAELLAACYQNGLALAVQHGLKTIAFPSISTGAYGYPREAAAAVASEAIRNFLIRDQHLQEVRLVFYTTGDANVFLRNHRFLDDR, encoded by the coding sequence ATGAATAGTTCTGAGAATATGAAAGCCTTTTTGCGCGGTCGAGTGACCCTCTTTGTCGGCAATATTACAGAACAGCAGGTTGATGTGATCGTGAATGCCGCCAACTCTACCTTGTTCGGCGGCGGCGGCGTTGACGGGGCGATTCACCATGCCGGCGGGCCGCGGATACTTGAAGAATGTAAAGATATCCGGCGCACACGGTTCCCCCAGGGTTTGCCTACGGGAGAAGCGGTGATAACCACGGGTGGCCATCTCAAAGCCCGCCATGTGATTCACACCGTCGGCCCCATAATGGGAAAGCATGGAGGGAAAGAGGCGGAGTTGTTGGCGGCCTGCTATCAAAATGGCCTTGCGCTGGCCGTCCAACATGGTCTCAAAACCATAGCTTTCCCGTCTATTTCGACCGGAGCCTATGGCTATCCGCGTGAAGCGGCTGCCGCGGTGGCATCAGAAGCTATCCGCAACTTTCTAATCCGTGATCAGCATCTCCAAGAGGTCCGTTTGGTATTTTATACGACAGGCGACGCGAATGTATTCCTGAGGAATCATAGATTTTTAGATGA